Proteins from one Gossypium raimondii isolate GPD5lz chromosome 8, ASM2569854v1, whole genome shotgun sequence genomic window:
- the LOC105790373 gene encoding uncharacterized protein LOC105790373 — MDRSRGINDYEPGPVPSESRVDRYGFIKQNVSNSSAAEGLGKSREARRVRKWRKMIGVGGSDWKHYVRRKPHVVKRRIRKGIPDCLRGLVWQLISGSRDLLLMNPGVYEQLVIYETSASELDIIRDISRTFPTHVFFQQRHGPGQRSLYNVLKAYSVFDRAVGYVQGMGFLAGLLLLYMSEEDAFWLLVALLKGAVHAPMEGLYQVGLPLVQQYLFQFEHLVREHLPKLGEHFSREMINPSMYASQWFITVFSYSFPFPLALRIWDVFLFEGVKIVFKVGLALLKYCHDDLINLSFEKLIHALRNFPEDAMNPDILLPMAYSIKVSRSLAESKIEYEKQNRKPKIEA; from the exons ATGGACAGGAGTAGAGGAATCAACGACTATGAACCCGGACCGGTTCCTTCAGAAAGCCGTGTGGACAGATATGGGTTTATAAAGCAGAATGTTAGTAATAGTAGTGCTGCAGAAGGCTTAGGAAAGAGTAG GGAAGCTAGAAGAGTTAGGAAATGGAGGAAAATGATTGGGGTTGGTGGGAGTGATTGGAAACATTATGTAAGGAGAAAGCCTCATGTTGTTAAAAGGCGTATAAGGAAAGGAATTCCCGATTGTTTAAGGGGTCTTGTTTGGCAGTTGATCTCTGGAAGCCGAGACCTTTTGCTGATGAACCCGGGGGTCTATGAG CAACTTGTAATATATGAGACATCTGCTTCAGAACTAGATATAATCCGAGATATATCCCGCACCTTTCCGACGCATGTTTTCTTTCAGCAGAGACATGGACCTGGTCAGAGGTCCCTTTACAATGTTTTGAAGGCATACTCTGTCTTCGACAGAGCTGTTGGCTATGTCCAG GGAATGGGCTTTTTAGCAGGTCTTTTACTTCTTTATATGAGTGAAGAGGATGCATTTTGGTTATTGGTTGCATTACTAAAAGGAGCTGTTCATGCTCCTATGGAAGGATTATATCAG GTGGGGCTGCCTCTTGTACAGCAATACCTGTTTCAGTTTGAGCACTTAGTGAGGGAGCACTTGCCAAAGCTGGGTGAGCATTTTAGCCGGGAGATGATAAATCCAAGCATGTATGCTAGCCAGTGGTTCATAACTGTATTCTCATACTCTTTCCCATTTCCTTTGGCTCTTCGAATTTGGGATGTATTTCTCTTTGAG ggTGTTAAGATTGTCTTTAAAGTTGGTTTGGCCCTTTTGAAGTACTGCCATGATGATTTG ATAAATTTATCCTTTGAGAAACTCATTCATGCTTTGCGTAACTTCCCGGAGGATGCAATGAATCCTGATATATTGCTGCCCATGGCTTATTCAATCAAG GTATCCCGGAGCTTAGCAGAATCGAAAATCGAGTACGAGAAGCAAAATAGAAAGCCAAAGATTGAAGCATAA
- the LOC105790375 gene encoding uncharacterized protein LOC105790375, translating to MSTSELPRKEANVLKGHEGAVLAARFNSDGNYCLSCGKDRTIRLWNPHRGIHIKTYKSHGREVRDVHVTLDNSKLCSCGGDRQIFYWDVSTGRVIRKFRGHDGEVNAVKFNEYASVVVSAGYDRSLRAWDCRSHSTEPIQIIDSFLDTVMSVCLTKTEIIGGSVDGTVRTFDIRIGREISDDLGQPVNCISLSNDNNCILANCLDSTLRLLDRSTGELLQEYKGHACKSYKMDCCLTNSDAHVTGGSEDGSIFFWDLVDASVVSKFRAHSSVVTSVSYHPKDNCMITSSVDGTVRVWKT from the coding sequence atgagcACATCGGAGCTGCCAAGGAAAGAAGCCAATGTCCTAAAAGGCCACGAAGGTGCAGTTTTAGCGGCCAGATTCAACAGCGATGGCAATTATTGCCTCAGCTGCGGCAAAGACCGCACCATCCGTCTTTGGAACCCCCACCGTGGCATCCACATCAAAACCTACAAATCTCACGGCCGCGAAGTACGCGACGTCCATGTCACCCTGGATAACTCTAAGCTGTGTTCTTGTGGTGGAGACAGACAGATTTTCTATTGGGATGTTTCCACCGGTCGTGTTATTCGCAAGTTTCGTGGCCATGACGGTGAGGTAAACGCGGTGAAGTTTAACGAGTATGCATCTGTGGTAGTATCTGCTGGTTATGATAGATCGTTGCGTGCTTGGGACTGTAGGTCTCACAGCACTGAACCCATACAGATAATTGACTCGTTTTTGGACACTGTTATGTCTGTATGTTTAACCAAGACCGAAATTATTGGTGGGAGTGTTGATGGAACTGTTCGAACATTTGATATTCGTATCGGTCGAGAAATATCAGATGACTTAGGGCAACCTGTCAACTGTATCTCATTGTCAAATGACAATAACTGCATATTAGCTAATTGCTTGGATTCAACTTTACGACTTTTAGATAGGTCCACAGGTGAACTATTGCAAGAATATAAAGGACATGCTTGCAAGTCCTACAAAATGGATTGCTGCCTAACCAACAGTGATGCGCATGTAACTGGTGGATCTGAGGATGGCTCGATTTTCTTCTGGGATTTAGTAGATGCATCTGTGGTTTCAAAATTTCGAGCTCATTCATCAGTGGTAACAAGTGTGAGTTACCACCCGAAAGACAACTGTATGATAACCTCCTCCGTGGATGGCACTGTTCGAGTTTGGAAAACATGA
- the LOC105790376 gene encoding S-adenosylmethionine decarboxylase proenzyme, with the protein MAFPVSAIGYEGYEKRLEISFFDPGFSVDPRGMGLRSLSKAQLDEILKPAECTIVSSLSNNHVDSYVLSESSLFVYPYKIIIKTCGTTKLLFSIPAILKLANSLSLSLQSVRYTRGSFIFPGAQPFPHRNFCEEVAILDRYFLKLGSHRKAYIMGGSDKTKTWHVYSASARMSSHSNPVYTLEMCMTGLDRKKASIFYKTHASSAASMTEHSGIRKILPHSQICDFEFDPCGYSMNSIEKGAISTIHVTPEDGFSYASFEASGYDFETLNSNKLIERVLACFKPTEFSVSLHVNMTRDDLRCRMPSYVNGYCCEKRSFEQLGNGGSVMYYSFVGGDMCVSPRSILKSCSWNEDEQSVGVRPAPYHLSAL; encoded by the coding sequence ATGGCCTTCCCTGTCTCTGCAATCGGATATGAAGGCTATGAAAAAAGACTTGAGATTTCGTTTTTTGACCCTGGTTTTTCTGTTGATCCTCGAGGGATGGGCCTCCGTTCCTTATCCAAAGCACAATTGGATGAAATCCTAAAACCGGCTGAATGCACAATTGTTTCTTCACTATCAAACAATCATGTCGATTCATATGTTCTTTCTGAATCAAGCCTCTTTGTCTACCCATACAAAATCATCATAAAGACTTGTGGCACTACGAAATTGCTCTTTTCGATCCCTGCTATTCTGAAACTGGCCAACAGCCTTTCACTTTCTCTACAGTCTGTGAGGTACACTCGTGGGAGCTTCATATTTCCTGGGGCTCAACCATTTCCACACCGTAACTTCTGTGAGGAAGTAGCGATCCTTGATCGCTATTTTCTTAAGCTTGGTTCTCATAGAAAGGCTTATATTATGGGTGGTTCTGATAAAACAAAGACATGGCATGTTTATTCAGCTTCTGCACGAATGAGTAGTCATTCAAATCCGGTGTATACTTTAGAAATGTGCATGACCGGTTTGGACAGGAAAAAAGCCTCTATCTTTTACAAAACTCATGCAAGTTCAGCAGCTTCAATGACCGAGCATTCAGGAATCCGAAAGATTCTTCCACACTCGCAAATATGCGATTTCGAGTTCGACCCTTGCGGTTACTCCATGAATTCGATTGAAAAGGGTGCAATCTCAACAATCCATGTCACTCCAGAAGATGGTTTCAGTTATGCTAGTTTCGAGGCATCTGGTTATGATTTTGAAACTCTGAATTCGAATAAACTGATCGAGAGGGTTTTGGCTTGTTTCAAACCAACTGAGTTCTCTGTATCTCTGCATGTTAACATGACCCGAGATGACCTCAGGTGTAGGATGCCATCTTACGTGAATGGATACTGTTGCGAAAAAAGGAGCTTTGAACAGCTCGGGAATGGGGGTTCGGTCATGTACTACAGCTTTGTTGGGGGTGACATGTGTGTGTCCCCTAGGTCAATTCTGAAATCATGCAGCTGGAATGAGGATGAGCAAAGTGTTGGGGTTAGGCCTGCTCCATACCATTTGAGTGCTCTATAG